A single Saccharolobus shibatae B12 DNA region contains:
- a CDS encoding conjugal transfer protein has protein sequence MEESEKYLLALLKASWEDEAKLTLNEIQFIMFLLEKELGVELNLDFTPSIFGPYSLNLKETLKRLVSQGIVEVIKSVSLSTFDIYVLRNNVEVEIEDNVMNFFRYWIRKDYYEIFKYLLVSYGSYFDTPMTRR, from the coding sequence ATGGAAGAGAGTGAAAAGTACCTATTAGCCTTGCTGAAAGCTAGTTGGGAGGATGAGGCTAAACTTACGCTAAATGAAATACAGTTCATAATGTTCTTACTAGAAAAGGAGCTAGGAGTTGAGTTAAACCTAGACTTCACGCCAAGTATTTTTGGTCCCTATTCCCTAAACCTTAAGGAAACACTGAAGAGGTTAGTTAGTCAAGGCATAGTTGAGGTAATTAAAAGTGTTAGCCTATCAACTTTTGACATTTACGTTTTGAGGAATAACGTTGAGGTTGAGATTGAGGATAACGTTATGAACTTCTTTAGGTATTGGATTAGAAAGGACTATTACGAGATTTTCAAATACCTTCTTGTAAGCTATGGTTCCTACTTTGATACACCCATGACGAGAAGGTAA
- a CDS encoding ATP-binding protein, whose protein sequence is MSSEERDLENVIDELRKKLDDAENEASKYGTIIGRVTRYETVTVNENELVGVDILFDNYQNSDIKRGQYLAIRSIIKPIIMLGQVYSISRADALARLGIRELTYPRDPSTIVTTTYIALRPIAEMEGDKIRPAVSPIDPQSPVFIPNPNLIERILRIPENGIVIGKIFSGGEEIEAEVRLDQYALRHHTLILGTTGSGKTTLLKTIISSQDIDKSTLIFDRQGDFVNFLKGRKDFSVLMPVVEEPNSKVSIQDHVEDFANWYGCDPNTINVVNGYGAFVKCNNHDVFVVPYSINFYDNLRNFNKITPYFTARASMYWEAIIDELLDKIRYSLKDKINRVLTDYEIASMLRDNLTPGKLIGNISVTLSGISISSNFSKDEVAYDPKTKTLTFHMGKMLRSVMKELELAYSTQDVIVRTLKAYESYGIFTVPGTVDFRPDKIPNDDVVVDLSWVMEKSASIEAVATIAYKVLEDFFAWKDELYKKHQDTKLSLIIMDEAHEYFPQTDSENVSKDIVEGLINRVMRLGRVRNMGVVLATHVPEDLNPLVLQLANTKVVMRNESHVLRRIGLEEYEDFLKHAIPGLGIVYSINFSEIPIKTLLTS, encoded by the coding sequence ATGTCATCAGAGGAAAGGGATTTAGAAAACGTTATTGATGAACTAAGGAAAAAGCTCGATGATGCCGAGAATGAGGCAAGTAAATACGGAACAATAATTGGAAGGGTAACTAGGTATGAGACAGTTACCGTTAACGAGAACGAGTTAGTAGGAGTTGACATACTTTTCGATAATTATCAGAACAGCGATATAAAGAGGGGTCAATACCTAGCGATAAGGAGTATCATAAAACCAATCATAATGCTTGGGCAAGTTTACTCCATTAGTAGAGCTGACGCCTTAGCTAGACTGGGAATAAGAGAATTAACTTACCCTAGGGATCCCTCTACCATTGTTACAACCACTTACATAGCCTTGAGACCAATTGCGGAAATGGAGGGAGATAAGATTAGGCCAGCTGTTTCACCCATCGACCCTCAAAGTCCAGTGTTCATCCCAAACCCTAATTTAATTGAGAGAATTTTGAGGATTCCAGAAAACGGTATAGTGATTGGAAAAATATTTTCTGGGGGAGAGGAGATTGAGGCTGAGGTTAGACTTGACCAATACGCCTTAAGACATCACACCTTAATTTTAGGTACAACTGGATCCGGTAAGACCACTTTACTTAAGACGATAATTTCCAGCCAAGACATTGATAAGAGTACTTTGATCTTCGATAGGCAAGGGGACTTCGTTAATTTCCTAAAGGGTAGGAAAGACTTCTCCGTTTTAATGCCAGTCGTTGAAGAACCCAATAGTAAGGTTTCAATTCAAGACCACGTTGAGGATTTCGCCAACTGGTATGGATGTGATCCTAACACCATTAATGTAGTAAACGGTTACGGAGCTTTCGTCAAGTGTAACAATCACGATGTGTTCGTAGTTCCCTATTCCATAAACTTTTACGATAATCTAAGGAACTTCAATAAGATAACCCCTTACTTCACTGCGAGAGCCTCCATGTACTGGGAAGCCATTATTGACGAATTGCTGGATAAGATTAGGTACTCACTAAAGGACAAGATCAATAGGGTATTGACAGATTACGAGATCGCATCCATGTTAAGGGACAATCTAACTCCGGGGAAACTTATAGGTAATATAAGTGTTACTCTAAGTGGCATTAGCATTAGTTCAAATTTTAGTAAAGATGAAGTTGCCTATGATCCTAAGACTAAGACGTTAACTTTCCACATGGGTAAGATGTTACGTAGTGTAATGAAGGAACTTGAGTTAGCCTACTCAACGCAAGACGTTATAGTTAGGACATTGAAGGCTTACGAAAGTTATGGAATATTCACAGTCCCAGGAACAGTTGATTTCAGACCGGATAAGATACCAAATGATGACGTGGTTGTTGACTTGAGCTGGGTTATGGAGAAGTCTGCTTCAATCGAGGCCGTCGCAACTATTGCATATAAGGTATTGGAAGACTTCTTCGCTTGGAAAGATGAACTGTATAAGAAGCATCAAGACACTAAACTATCGTTAATAATCATGGATGAAGCTCACGAATATTTTCCGCAGACTGACTCTGAGAACGTGTCAAAGGACATAGTTGAGGGGTTGATAAATAGGGTAATGAGGTTAGGTAGAGTAAGGAATATGGGTGTTGTGTTAGCTACCCACGTTCCAGAGGATCTGAATCCACTAGTTTTACAGTTAGCCAATACTAAAGTGGTAATGAGGAATGAAAGTCACGTGTTGAGAAGAATAGGATTAGAGGAGTACGAGGATTTCCTAAAACACGCAATTCCGGGGTTGGGTATTGTGTATTCAATTAACTTCAGTGAAATACCAATAAAGACCCTTTTAACTAGTTAA